The sequence aagacaacacACTCTTGAGTAAGGATATACAGctgactgatggaagcaattaGGCCTCCCAACAGGGATGAATTCTGAAGGCAGCTACACCACAAACCCAAGAAGTGCAAATTCAGATCCCAGAAAAAGCCCCCCAATGAGATAGGCACACAGTTCTGAAAGTGAGGTGCCATAAAGCCTTTATTTCAAAACTGTCATTGTACTTGATGACATCACTTGGGTCACAGGCAAACCATGGAGAGTGCATACAAAGCAGACACAGGAACATCCTTTCCTCAGGGAGAGGAGAACCGGCCACAGAACAGAATGCCATTGGTCTTAACATGctgaatgaagaaaaggaaggggtggtcGGCAAAGAAGCAGGGGGACATACAGTTATAAGATACATTGGCAGCGGTGGCAGCCGCAGCCTCAGTGCCCTCCTCATTGACCTCCACAAAGGACTTATGCACAACCTTGGACAGAAACAAGCCTTCCTTAGAAGATATTCCAGAAAAGTCTGCCCTGTTCTCAAAGGCATCAGTCATGCCCAGCTTGCACAGGAATTCCTTCATGTCATAATTCTCCTCCAGTTTAAACCGTGGGAGGAAAACCTCCACCTCTTCTTTGTCCATCTTGTCCAGCCTTGTCCACTTGATGAATTTCTCATAAGTTATTTCCTTTTCCACCTAGAAGAGAGTTAAAGACTTCAGGACAGTGATGTCACAGGGCACTTGAGATGATGGGGAGGCTCTACACTGCACGGGGAAGTGTGGCTGTAAGTTAATATGGTACCTGGGAGGGGTgagtacagctcagtggtgagtGTTTGTCAAGCAGGCTCCagaccctgggttccagcccagTCTCACAAATGAATGGAAGACAAAAACATGATCATAGGAGCCTAGGAGAGCTGCCTTAGCAGAAACCCAAATGACACTGTCTCTCACAGCTCCATCAAGGCCCCATGCGCCTTACCGTTCTCAGTTCAACACGCTCATCTGGAAGCATGATGATCATGTTCAGCTCATTGTCAGCATAGGGAAGCAATAGAATCTTGGTGGATATCTCTTCAATATAGGTCATGTTAACGGTAGACTTTTTAAACATCATTTGCACAGGTTTCTCCTTATT is a genomic window of Peromyscus maniculatus bairdii isolate BWxNUB_F1_BW_parent chromosome 5, HU_Pman_BW_mat_3.1, whole genome shotgun sequence containing:
- the LOC102909278 gene encoding serpin B6-like; the protein is MEELDFQGDTEQSRQHINTWVAKKTEDKIRELLSPGTLNSDTLLVLVNAVYFKGNWEKQFNKQDTWEMPFKISKNKEKPVQMMFKKSTVNMTYIEEISTKILLLPYADNELNMIIMLPDERVELRTVEKEITYEKFIKWTRLDKMDKEEVEVFLPRFKLEENYDMKEFLCKLGMTDAFENRADFSGISSKEGLFLSKVVHKSFVEVNEEGTEAAAATAANVSYNCMSPCFFADHPFLFFIQHVKTNGILFCGRFSSP